One region of Gopherus evgoodei ecotype Sinaloan lineage chromosome 16, rGopEvg1_v1.p, whole genome shotgun sequence genomic DNA includes:
- the TMEM141 gene encoding transmembrane protein 141 gives MVNLGLSRVDDTVAAKHPGLQEYAVCQSHAFMKGIGTFITGIGAAFVLQKLLNKKLPYPLQWNVLLSVVAGSAASYAVTRVETQKCSSLWIYLETGQSPQGVAKENLHSPDLTENAETRVRRNKYGDDME, from the exons ATGGTGAACCTGGGGCTGTCCCGGGTGGACGACACCGTGGCTGCGAAACACCCG gggctgcaggaataCGCTGTGTGCCAGTCCCATGCGTTCATGAAGGGCATCGGGACCTTTATCACAG GCATCGGTGCAGCTTTCGTTCTTCAGAAGCTGTTAAACAAGAAGCTGCCCTACCCCCTGCAGTGGAACGTGCTGCTGTCTGTAG TTGCAGGTTCAGCCGCCAGCTACGCAGTGACCAGGGTAGAGACCCAGAAGTGTTCCAGCCTCTGGATCTAcctggagacaggacagtcccCACAGGGAGTAGCCAAAG AGAATCTCCACAGTCCAGATCTCACAGAGAATGCAGAAACGAGGGTGAGAAGAAACAAATATGGAGACGACATGGAATAA